The proteins below are encoded in one region of Ammoniphilus sp. CFH 90114:
- a CDS encoding DUF5342 family protein → MITHFQLRETKGKDYFRKAWHFQFLIEGQWLSGIYHQDGTIDWNGEGYSGAHEQELTREIHRLMSYHVFR, encoded by the coding sequence GTGATCACCCACTTTCAGCTAAGAGAGACCAAAGGAAAGGATTACTTCCGCAAGGCATGGCATTTTCAATTCTTAATAGAAGGACAATGGTTGAGTGGGATTTATCATCAGGATGGGACGATTGATTGGAACGGTGAAGGTTACTCTGGAGCGCACGAGCAGGAATTGACGAGGGAAATTCATCGATTAATGAGTTATCACGTTTTCCGTTAG
- a CDS encoding YycC family protein encodes MKPLQISPETAVKLAEKLKVPLEQLMHMPQHILMKKLMELSTEEEEKKEEK; translated from the coding sequence ATGAAACCCTTACAGATCTCCCCTGAAACTGCCGTTAAATTAGCCGAGAAACTGAAAGTTCCTCTAGAACAACTCATGCATATGCCCCAGCATATCCTCATGAAGAAGCTCATGGAGTTAAGTACGGAAGAGGAAGAAAAGAAAGAAGAAAAATAG
- a CDS encoding potassium channel protein, which yields MELIPKKLLFFLIRSRNRVFIPFVIVYVLFCSYLAFEIEPSTFGTYFNAMWWVMTTLTTVGYGDYSPITTLGRTFAMFLYITGIGIFGVVIGKVINSITVMKRWREEGKMNFTGKDHLIIVGWSAKSELAIREILTSEPHVEIVLIADLRKTPILEERVHYVRGRATEEQTLLSANILKSKGVIIFASYIQNDVHISDPILLDGKTLLVATAINALEEKYKARIHVTVEVINQDHINMFKHVRIEEFIPSYEMVSHAAVRSLFTHGVTDIYAELMSRTYGENLYEIEKRPHWNTYREAFFELLDEGATLISDGSDLYINQKLSDPIPPKAKLFVICDRETYDKIKAAPHS from the coding sequence TTGGAATTAATCCCTAAGAAGCTGTTATTCTTTCTGATTCGATCCCGAAATCGCGTATTCATCCCTTTTGTGATCGTGTATGTCCTATTTTGCTCTTATCTTGCTTTTGAAATTGAGCCTTCTACCTTTGGAACCTACTTTAATGCCATGTGGTGGGTGATGACGACTCTCACCACTGTGGGGTACGGGGATTATTCCCCCATCACCACACTCGGTAGAACGTTTGCTATGTTCCTTTATATTACCGGCATAGGGATTTTTGGAGTTGTTATAGGTAAAGTTATAAACTCCATTACTGTGATGAAAAGATGGCGAGAGGAAGGAAAAATGAACTTTACAGGCAAAGATCATCTCATTATCGTAGGCTGGAGTGCCAAATCAGAATTAGCTATTCGAGAAATCCTCACCTCTGAGCCCCATGTTGAGATCGTTCTCATAGCAGACTTGAGGAAGACACCTATACTTGAAGAGCGTGTTCATTACGTCAGAGGTAGAGCGACTGAGGAACAGACTCTATTATCCGCTAATATTCTCAAGTCAAAAGGGGTCATCATCTTTGCCTCCTACATTCAAAACGATGTTCACATCTCTGATCCCATCCTATTAGACGGAAAGACTCTTCTCGTGGCGACAGCCATCAATGCACTAGAGGAAAAATACAAGGCAAGGATTCATGTGACCGTTGAGGTTATTAACCAGGATCATATCAACATGTTCAAGCATGTCCGAATCGAAGAATTCATCCCTTCCTACGAAATGGTCTCTCATGCTGCGGTAAGATCCTTGTTCACGCACGGAGTTACCGATATCTATGCTGAACTGATGAGCCGAACTTACGGTGAGAACTTATACGAGATTGAAAAGCGCCCCCACTGGAATACGTACCGTGAGGCCTTCTTCGAGCTTCTTGATGAAGGTGCGACCCTGATCTCCGACGGTAGTGACCTCTATATTAATCAAAAGCTATCCGATCCCATTCCACCTAAGGCAAAGCTATTTGTGATCTGTGACAGAGAAACCTATGATAAAATCAAGGCTGCTCCTCACTCTTAG
- a CDS encoding type 1 glutamine amidotransferase domain-containing protein, whose product MRLADKKIIALVDHEFEDLELWYPVMRLQEEGALVHLVGPKAKETYVGKYGVPAIADYSFSEINPSDYDGILVPGGWAPDKLRRYPEVLNMVKWMDQHQKPIGQICHAGWVLISAKILQGRKVTSTPGIKDDMENAGAIWLNEPVVVDGHVVSSRRPPDLPPYAKAFADALATT is encoded by the coding sequence ATGCGCTTAGCGGACAAGAAGATCATTGCTTTAGTCGATCATGAATTCGAAGATTTGGAACTATGGTACCCTGTCATGCGGTTACAAGAGGAAGGGGCTTTGGTTCATTTAGTTGGTCCTAAGGCAAAAGAGACCTATGTAGGAAAATATGGTGTCCCTGCCATAGCAGACTATTCGTTCTCCGAAATCAATCCTTCCGATTACGATGGTATCCTTGTGCCTGGGGGTTGGGCACCGGACAAGTTAAGACGTTATCCTGAGGTATTGAACATGGTAAAATGGATGGATCAACACCAAAAGCCAATCGGACAAATTTGTCACGCAGGCTGGGTCTTGATATCTGCGAAAATCCTTCAAGGTAGAAAAGTAACCAGTACCCCTGGTATTAAGGATGATATGGAAAATGCAGGTGCCATCTGGCTTAATGAACCCGTCGTGGTAGATGGTCATGTGGTGTCTAGTCGTCGCCCTCCTGATCTTCCTCCTTACGCTAAGGCTTTTGCAGATGCTCTAGCGACAACGTAA
- a CDS encoding thioredoxin family protein — MLQEWKKEENDFVALYFYTPLCGTCKVGERMLEVVQVALPEVKIYKVNINLHVEWAHEWKIESVPCLVVVKGGKVVEKRYAMQSVGHLYELLKEKLG, encoded by the coding sequence ATGTTACAAGAATGGAAAAAGGAAGAGAATGACTTTGTAGCTCTCTACTTTTATACCCCTTTATGCGGGACGTGTAAGGTCGGGGAGCGGATGCTAGAAGTTGTCCAGGTGGCGTTACCTGAGGTGAAGATCTACAAGGTGAATATTAACTTGCATGTGGAATGGGCACACGAATGGAAAATCGAGAGTGTTCCATGTCTAGTGGTTGTGAAGGGAGGAAAGGTAGTAGAGAAGAGGTATGCCATGCAATCGGTAGGTCACTTGTATGAGCTGTTGAAGGAGAAGTTGGGGTGA
- a CDS encoding PolC-type DNA polymerase III — protein sequence MITGFKKWIQYILFDKKTTISYNPELLTSISDLLLQAKRYRHDPSLPLKDTTFVIFDTETTGFHPYAGDELLSIGAVLIKNGEINEEKVFHEWINPYRAVPSQVAEITKVKEEDLQDAPPALVVIHKFLQYIEGHYLVAHCADFDLNFINIQLKRYVRSKLTNPTIDTMSLSYHLHPSQKLHNLDYLLGLYHVPIKNRHHALGDAKMTAELFLKFIDRLERRGITTMRGLDNYIKSMHILHNHSSL from the coding sequence ATGATCACAGGCTTTAAAAAGTGGATCCAGTACATCTTGTTCGATAAGAAGACAACCATATCCTACAATCCAGAGCTGCTAACCTCTATCTCAGATCTCTTGCTTCAAGCCAAGAGGTATAGGCATGACCCCTCTCTTCCACTGAAGGATACCACCTTTGTGATCTTCGATACCGAGACGACCGGCTTCCACCCGTATGCTGGCGATGAGTTGCTGTCTATTGGTGCTGTTCTTATCAAGAATGGGGAGATCAACGAGGAAAAAGTGTTCCATGAATGGATTAATCCCTATCGAGCTGTGCCCTCACAGGTGGCTGAAATTACCAAGGTCAAGGAGGAGGATCTACAAGATGCTCCCCCTGCGCTCGTGGTGATTCACAAATTTCTTCAATACATTGAAGGTCATTATTTGGTGGCTCACTGCGCCGATTTTGATTTGAACTTTATAAATATTCAATTGAAAAGGTATGTTCGTTCCAAATTAACCAATCCGACCATTGACACGATGTCATTATCCTATCATCTACATCCCTCTCAGAAACTACATAACTTAGATTATCTCCTTGGTCTCTACCACGTGCCGATTAAGAATCGCCACCATGCACTCGGTGACGCAAAGATGACCGCTGAGCTATTCTTAAAATTTATAGACCGGCTTGAACGACGTGGGATTACCACGATGAGAGGTTTAGACAACTATATTAAGTCCATGCATATTTTGCACAATCACTCTTCTCTCTAG
- a CDS encoding DUF294 nucleotidyltransferase-like domain-containing protein, whose product MKYDQQKQFLQEHAIFQVLEEKQQDRLLLSGELQRIPKYHYVIHERQTNDDIFLLLEGVAKNTFINDQGEEVAVLFYHPGDLIGIISAITHRKTQFSVQSMSELLLLRIPHHLFSDLLRENLLFSEKMVRMVSQRLDNLYEKIQEEYSYHAHGLDTYPYRKKIGEIMSTPVLTARLEDSLLELARRMDKAQISSLVIVSQDQVPQGIVTQRDIIRAVANQPTLISQLQAHELMTRELLTLPPDAYFYEALLMMVKHQVKHIPITALDGRLEGIVTMRNLTQARGNAVLSVVDTIESQQSIEGLANCKKQIHQILESMVKEQATAHEMCTLITELNDRLLRRLIVLSEQEMAAEGLGLAPVEYCWLTMGSEGRREQTLSTDQDNAIIYQDVSSDEKEKVVGYFAQFAEKMVSGLERCGFPRCTGNVMATNARWCHSVSEWKQEVDQWYKSLEGDELRNFTIFLDFRGAYGQMALAEEIRTYLISKRNHYLIHRLAEDDLEYHVPLGAFGRIITDRGADIPDSINLKHGAVMHIVNAMRILSLHVGVTAISTLERLAALQARGIFTLEEAEEIEKAFNTLMVFRIQENLRQMTTGVPLSNSICVKSLTKQDYIKLKRALSTAKWVQQMIARRFHVGGARL is encoded by the coding sequence ATGAAGTACGATCAGCAGAAGCAATTTTTACAAGAGCACGCTATTTTTCAAGTGTTAGAGGAAAAACAACAAGATCGCTTACTGCTGAGTGGCGAGCTTCAGCGGATTCCGAAATATCACTATGTAATCCATGAGCGACAAACCAATGATGATATTTTTTTACTGCTAGAAGGCGTAGCGAAAAATACCTTCATTAACGATCAAGGTGAAGAAGTGGCGGTTCTCTTCTATCATCCGGGTGATCTTATTGGGATTATCTCTGCCATTACCCACAGGAAGACCCAATTTTCGGTTCAATCGATGAGTGAACTTCTTCTTCTTCGCATTCCACATCATCTCTTTTCGGATCTCCTGCGCGAAAACCTTCTCTTTTCAGAAAAGATGGTTCGGATGGTTAGTCAACGGTTAGACAATCTCTATGAGAAAATACAAGAGGAGTATTCTTATCATGCCCATGGGCTCGATACCTACCCTTATAGAAAAAAGATCGGAGAAATCATGAGTACACCCGTTCTAACCGCTCGATTAGAGGATTCGCTGTTAGAGCTGGCTAGAAGAATGGATAAAGCCCAGATCTCTTCTCTTGTCATCGTAAGTCAAGACCAGGTTCCACAAGGGATTGTCACGCAAAGAGACATCATTCGGGCTGTAGCCAACCAGCCAACCCTGATCTCCCAACTGCAGGCCCATGAACTCATGACTCGAGAACTTCTCACTCTCCCTCCAGATGCCTACTTTTATGAGGCTTTGCTTATGATGGTCAAGCATCAGGTGAAGCATATTCCGATTACAGCATTAGACGGCCGATTAGAAGGCATCGTTACGATGCGTAACTTAACCCAGGCAAGAGGGAACGCTGTTCTATCGGTAGTCGATACGATTGAGTCCCAGCAGTCCATCGAGGGATTGGCAAATTGTAAAAAGCAGATCCATCAGATATTAGAATCCATGGTTAAAGAACAAGCAACGGCACATGAAATGTGTACCCTTATTACGGAGTTGAATGATCGATTACTTCGAAGACTCATCGTACTTTCGGAACAAGAAATGGCAGCTGAGGGTCTGGGACTGGCTCCTGTAGAATACTGCTGGCTAACCATGGGTAGCGAAGGCCGCCGAGAACAAACCTTAAGTACGGATCAAGATAATGCCATCATCTATCAGGATGTATCCTCTGACGAAAAGGAAAAGGTGGTGGGTTACTTTGCACAGTTTGCCGAGAAGATGGTTTCAGGACTTGAACGATGCGGATTTCCCCGTTGTACAGGCAATGTCATGGCTACGAATGCACGCTGGTGCCACAGTGTGTCGGAATGGAAGCAAGAAGTAGATCAATGGTACAAGAGCTTGGAGGGGGACGAACTTCGTAATTTCACGATTTTCTTGGATTTTCGTGGGGCCTACGGACAGATGGCCCTAGCGGAAGAGATTCGAACTTACTTGATTAGTAAAAGGAACCACTACCTCATCCATCGATTAGCAGAAGATGATCTAGAATACCATGTTCCTCTCGGGGCTTTCGGAAGAATTATTACGGATCGTGGAGCGGACATTCCAGATTCTATTAATTTGAAGCATGGGGCGGTCATGCATATTGTCAACGCGATGAGAATTCTCTCCCTTCATGTTGGCGTGACGGCTATATCAACCTTAGAGCGATTAGCGGCATTGCAAGCTAGAGGAATTTTTACTTTAGAAGAAGCTGAGGAGATTGAAAAGGCGTTTAACACACTCATGGTCTTTCGCATTCAGGAGAATTTGCGCCAGATGACAACCGGGGTTCCCTTAAGTAACTCGATCTGTGTAAAGTCATTAACGAAACAGGATTATATTAAGCTCAAAAGAGCCTTATCAACGGCGAAATGGGTACAGCAGATGATTGCGCGCCGATTCCATGTAGGAGGAGCTCGTTTATGA
- a CDS encoding flagellar protein has protein sequence MSLSNCPECGKLYVRTRIDMCPDCVKKIEEDIAKCTSYLKSNPKSTIQDVSEATGLSVKRITKFILKKRIVLEDYPNLDYPCDRCGTLIRNNRVCVDCYQNINSLVQTFKNKNRIIK, from the coding sequence ATGAGTTTATCTAACTGCCCAGAGTGTGGAAAGTTATACGTTAGAACCCGTATTGATATGTGTCCTGACTGTGTGAAGAAGATTGAAGAAGATATTGCGAAGTGTACATCATACTTAAAGAGCAATCCTAAGAGCACGATACAGGACGTGAGTGAGGCTACAGGTCTTTCTGTAAAACGGATAACAAAGTTTATTCTCAAGAAGCGTATTGTTCTGGAAGATTACCCGAATTTAGATTATCCCTGTGACCGTTGTGGTACGCTTATCCGCAACAATCGAGTTTGTGTAGATTGCTACCAAAATATTAACTCCCTTGTCCAAACCTTTAAGAATAAGAATAGAATTATAAAATAA
- the hemH gene encoding ferrochelatase: protein MNKKTLGLLVMAYGTPASLDQVEAYYTHIRRGNPPTPEKLQELVERYEAIGGVSPLNEITQSQVSELEKKLNQLSEEYTFKAYIGMKHAHPFIDEAVAQMADDGITEAVGIVLAPHYSVMSVGTYNKTAMEAALKHQIKLTCVKSYHLEPKFIDALVQRVEASLSRFETDVQKDVNVLFTAHSLPEKILEMGDPYPEQLRETAQVVAEKAGVANWDNGWQSAGQTAVPWLGPDLLDQMQTLRDTGVTNLIVSPIGFVSDHLEVLYDIDIEAQKLAEELGIHLERTSSLNADPLFIEALSHAVMKELTK from the coding sequence ATGAACAAGAAAACACTAGGCCTGTTGGTAATGGCCTACGGAACCCCTGCTAGTCTTGATCAGGTCGAGGCATACTATACCCATATTAGACGAGGCAATCCACCAACTCCTGAAAAATTGCAGGAGTTGGTAGAGCGCTATGAGGCTATTGGTGGAGTTTCTCCGCTCAATGAGATCACACAAAGCCAAGTAAGCGAACTCGAAAAAAAGCTAAATCAACTATCGGAAGAATACACGTTTAAGGCTTATATTGGGATGAAGCATGCACATCCTTTTATTGATGAAGCGGTTGCGCAGATGGCTGACGATGGAATAACAGAAGCCGTCGGAATTGTACTGGCTCCACACTATTCCGTTATGAGTGTCGGAACCTATAACAAAACAGCAATGGAAGCAGCGCTTAAGCATCAGATTAAGTTAACCTGCGTGAAAAGCTATCATCTAGAGCCCAAGTTTATTGATGCTTTGGTCCAACGGGTCGAAGCCTCTCTATCTCGGTTTGAGACGGACGTCCAAAAAGATGTCAACGTACTCTTCACGGCTCACAGTCTTCCTGAAAAGATACTAGAGATGGGAGATCCTTATCCTGAACAGTTAAGGGAAACCGCTCAAGTCGTCGCAGAAAAGGCTGGAGTAGCGAATTGGGATAATGGATGGCAGAGTGCAGGCCAAACAGCTGTACCGTGGCTAGGTCCTGATCTCCTGGACCAGATGCAGACACTCCGAGATACGGGTGTAACCAACCTCATTGTTAGTCCCATAGGTTTTGTGAGTGACCATTTAGAAGTTCTTTATGATATTGATATTGAAGCTCAAAAGCTAGCTGAAGAATTAGGAATTCATCTCGAGAGAACTTCGTCTCTCAATGCAGATCCATTATTTATCGAAGCCCTATCCCATGCAGTCATGAAGGAACTTACAAAATAG
- the hemY gene encoding protoporphyrinogen oxidase, with translation MDKQKHIMVVGGGITGLTAAYYLQKQVKEKQYPISITLVEKSHSLGGKIQTEHTDGFVIEKGPDSFLARKPAIMNLIAELGLQDELVGTNPAARKNYILHQNRLHLMPPGLILGIPTQITPFVRTGLISPLGKARAAMDLLIPSRKEEGDESLGGFLQRRLGREVAENIAEPLLSGIYAGDTQMLSLDATFPQFKSIEKKYGSIIKGMLLSRKSGAASPQPQLDLPPGIKNSMFLTFRNGLVTLIDAMIRELDQVTIRTNDTVSEVIPHEGGGQYTIHTQSGEEILTDAIVLATPAFVTKGILKDIDMSEALSQTPYVSVANVALAYDRKDIEHPLDASGFVVPRKEGRSITACTWTSSKWLQSSPHDKVLLRCYIGHSRDQSHVEWSDEELLHRVKKDLKEILDLGAAPIFHKITRWKNSMPQYRVHHLDRLHQVRAELEVKRPGIYLAGAGYEGVGIPDCIGQGKMAAVKLMDHLMRS, from the coding sequence ATGGATAAACAAAAACACATCATGGTAGTAGGCGGCGGGATTACAGGTCTTACCGCTGCTTATTACTTACAAAAACAAGTCAAGGAAAAACAGTACCCTATTTCCATTACTCTGGTGGAGAAAAGCCATAGCTTGGGCGGCAAGATTCAGACCGAACACACAGATGGTTTCGTAATTGAGAAGGGACCAGATTCCTTCTTAGCGCGTAAACCCGCCATTATGAACCTGATAGCTGAACTAGGATTACAGGATGAGTTAGTAGGAACGAATCCAGCAGCAAGGAAGAATTACATACTGCATCAGAACCGTCTTCATTTAATGCCACCCGGTTTGATCTTAGGAATTCCTACTCAGATTACGCCTTTTGTTCGTACCGGATTGATCTCCCCACTTGGAAAAGCTAGAGCTGCTATGGACTTGTTGATCCCTTCGAGAAAAGAAGAAGGCGACGAATCCCTGGGTGGTTTTCTCCAGCGGCGACTTGGCCGAGAAGTAGCTGAGAATATTGCAGAACCCTTACTCTCGGGGATCTATGCCGGGGACACTCAGATGCTTAGTCTAGATGCCACCTTCCCTCAATTTAAATCGATAGAGAAAAAATATGGAAGCATTATTAAAGGGATGCTGCTGAGTCGCAAATCAGGAGCTGCAAGCCCGCAGCCTCAGCTGGACTTACCTCCTGGGATAAAAAACAGCATGTTTTTGACCTTCCGAAATGGTCTGGTCACTTTAATCGATGCTATGATCAGGGAATTAGACCAGGTCACGATTCGGACGAATGATACGGTTTCTGAGGTCATTCCGCATGAAGGGGGAGGGCAATACACGATTCATACACAGTCAGGCGAGGAAATACTAACGGACGCGATCGTTCTAGCTACTCCTGCTTTTGTAACCAAGGGTATTCTTAAGGACATCGATATGTCCGAGGCCTTATCACAAACCCCTTATGTTTCGGTGGCCAACGTAGCCCTGGCTTATGATCGTAAGGATATCGAGCATCCTCTGGATGCTTCAGGATTCGTTGTTCCACGTAAGGAAGGTCGCAGCATTACAGCATGCACGTGGACGTCATCGAAGTGGTTGCAATCTTCACCCCATGACAAAGTTCTCCTTCGCTGTTACATCGGTCATTCTAGAGACCAAAGCCATGTGGAGTGGAGCGATGAAGAACTGCTTCACCGGGTAAAAAAAGATCTAAAAGAAATTCTCGATCTAGGGGCTGCTCCCATTTTCCACAAGATCACACGTTGGAAGAATTCCATGCCTCAATACCGTGTTCACCACCTCGATCGGCTACACCAAGTACGAGCTGAACTAGAAGTTAAACGACCAGGTATTTACCTAGCTGGCGCAGGATATGAGGGGGTAGGCATTCCCGACTGCATTGGACAAGGAAAGATGGCCGCCGTTAAACTAATGGATCATCTTATGAGGTCATAA
- a CDS encoding LysM peptidoglycan-binding domain-containing protein has product MKKLLLALGLVMCIIFLLGSIEGRSMADAASGYVNIRNVFESIGAKVDWVPDQQMIRIERAGNQIQLTVGSRIAFKNGARITMDQPVRINPSTQSSEMSTRFVHQLAKAERRERHYRVKTDDSLWKISKRFGISVDQLVQWNHLSSPQVYPGQHLQVQSPYYTVQSGDTLSRIAAITESEVSAIREANQLTSDLLQPGQTLYIPPQPSLKPPDMFTNALFPLIEGTYQPYQNGYGDRRDYSTTGNTRSHEGIDIFATKWIPVFAIEDGRIIRKGWNTYGGWRLTIESENGIAFYYAHLAGYAAGTDLREKVTKGQLIGYIGSTGYGEVGTKGMFEPHLHLGMYDTSSPTWKPMNPYWYLKWWEFE; this is encoded by the coding sequence ATGAAAAAGCTTTTACTGGCATTGGGTCTCGTCATGTGTATCATCTTTCTACTGGGGTCCATTGAAGGAAGGTCCATGGCAGATGCCGCCAGTGGTTATGTCAACATTCGAAACGTATTTGAATCGATCGGTGCAAAAGTAGACTGGGTACCGGATCAGCAAATGATTCGAATTGAAAGAGCAGGTAACCAGATTCAGCTCACTGTCGGCTCGCGTATCGCCTTTAAAAATGGGGCGCGAATCACCATGGATCAGCCTGTACGGATTAATCCTTCCACCCAATCTTCCGAGATGTCTACTCGTTTCGTCCATCAACTCGCGAAGGCAGAGAGAAGAGAGAGGCACTATCGCGTGAAGACAGATGATAGCTTGTGGAAGATTTCTAAGCGCTTCGGCATTTCTGTCGATCAACTAGTGCAGTGGAATCATCTGTCATCGCCTCAAGTTTACCCTGGACAACACTTGCAGGTCCAAAGTCCTTATTATACGGTTCAATCAGGGGACACTTTAAGTCGAATAGCGGCTATAACAGAATCGGAAGTATCCGCCATTCGTGAAGCAAATCAACTTACAAGCGATCTATTACAGCCTGGACAAACTCTTTATATCCCGCCTCAGCCGTCCCTGAAGCCGCCTGATATGTTCACAAACGCTTTATTCCCCTTGATTGAGGGGACTTATCAACCATACCAAAACGGCTATGGAGATCGAAGAGACTACTCGACAACAGGGAATACGAGAAGTCATGAAGGAATTGATATCTTTGCCACTAAATGGATTCCAGTGTTCGCCATAGAGGATGGTCGAATCATCCGAAAAGGGTGGAATACCTATGGAGGATGGAGACTAACAATTGAATCAGAAAATGGTATCGCATTTTATTACGCACATTTAGCTGGATACGCAGCAGGGACGGATCTAAGAGAAAAGGTGACGAAAGGACAGTTAATAGGCTATATAGGATCCACAGGTTACGGAGAAGTGGGAACCAAAGGCATGTTTGAACCACATTTGCATTTAGGCATGTATGACACGTCAAGTCCGACATGGAAACCCATGAATCCGTATTGGTATCTGAAATGGTGGGAATTTGAATAA
- a CDS encoding DUF2062 domain-containing protein, with product MKRKLKRGLKYYLLRLFRLKAGPHQIAMGLTLGFVPNWFPTFGLGPMLSIALAKLTGVNLVAAVIGGVMGAPIWPILFLLNYKVGSFIFSEPSKVNDLNEVHYLEAVDETVSGLQHSGSLQYITGTFINIAVSSVLIYLSFYFLFRKYRTTILLKLR from the coding sequence ATGAAACGGAAACTCAAACGAGGTCTGAAGTATTACCTCCTCCGCTTGTTTCGCTTGAAGGCAGGCCCTCACCAAATTGCCATGGGTCTGACCCTAGGGTTTGTTCCGAATTGGTTTCCTACTTTTGGTCTTGGTCCTATGCTTTCTATAGCCCTTGCGAAGCTGACAGGAGTCAATCTTGTGGCTGCTGTGATTGGAGGAGTTATGGGAGCCCCGATTTGGCCCATACTGTTCTTATTGAATTATAAGGTGGGAAGCTTCATCTTTAGTGAGCCAAGTAAGGTAAATGACCTGAATGAGGTTCATTATCTAGAGGCTGTAGATGAAACGGTCAGTGGTTTACAGCATTCGGGGAGCTTACAGTATATTACAGGAACTTTTATTAATATTGCTGTTTCTTCTGTATTGATCTACCTCTCGTTTTATTTTCTGTTTAGGAAATACCGAACAACCATATTATTAAAGTTAAGATAA
- the ytxJ gene encoding bacillithiol system redox-active protein YtxJ produces the protein MKKWSEISSLDEWRENWEASGEHPVVIFKHSTACPVSAEALREYEQYISKISDTEVKYLLVKVIESRPISNQIAEDCQVKHESPQALVIKNKQVTWSASHWKITESSLKQAIDG, from the coding sequence TTGAAAAAGTGGAGTGAGATTTCATCCCTTGATGAATGGAGAGAGAATTGGGAAGCATCTGGTGAACATCCCGTAGTGATCTTCAAGCACAGTACAGCTTGTCCGGTTAGCGCGGAAGCCTTAAGGGAGTACGAGCAGTATATATCTAAGATATCGGATACCGAGGTCAAGTACTTATTGGTTAAGGTAATAGAATCTCGTCCTATTTCCAATCAAATTGCCGAAGACTGCCAGGTCAAGCATGAATCCCCACAAGCCCTTGTGATTAAAAACAAGCAGGTAACCTGGAGTGCTTCCCACTGGAAGATCACGGAGAGCTCGCTAAAACAAGCAATAGATGGATAA